The Candidatus Poribacteria bacterium region ATAAGTGATGAGTAATTCGCGTGTCTCCTCAAAAACGGTTTGATGAATGAAGAAATTATCCGCTATTTTGACGAATCGTCCCAAGTTTAGGAGCGCGAAAAATGTGGATTCAATCACCTGCGGTGTGTATTCTGGAAGTGAGATGTTGAGTTCATTGAGCGTCGGTGTGTTGATACCCGCTTCCAAGAATAGTTTCTCTAACGTCTCCTTCGCATCTTCCTCCTCTTGGGAAAACTGGATTTCGTGGGATGCCAACCGAATCAAATTTCCCTCTTTGACGAGTTGATTCTCGGCAATGAGTCGGTTCTCGAGTTTCTCAAAGCCGGTTTCGTCCAATTTAAGTTCGCGACGAAGTTGCGAAACGTTTTGACCGGCAAGGAGTGGTTGGGCTTCGTGGAAATCTGCCAATGTCTCCATTATGTTTTCTTTCGCTGTTGTCGTGCGTGCTGCGTCAGAAACGAGGGGTGCTCTCCCTGATTTATCCCATCGCACAATTTTCTCGTCTGCTTCAAGGCTGTCCAAGATGGCTTTCACATTCACCTGCGAATGTGGTAGATAGTAATAAAGAAACGATTCTGGAACGCAAAAGGTGTCGCTGTTTTCTAACACAGTGTTCACTATCTGGGCATCGTTGGCTTCTTCCCACTGCGCTAAAGTGGCGATGGTTTCCGGGACGAACCGCTTATGCCGCGGAGCAAACGGATTAATAACCTCGCCGCCACCTACTGTGTATTGCGCTGAGAAATCTCGTAGAATGATTCGATCCCCTCTAAACGTGAGAATCGGTTGCTCTAAGCGGAGTTGAACTTGCACGGTGTCGCCCGGTAGAATTGCTTCGTCAACCAGTAGAATGAGGCGGCAAAATATTTCGCGAGTGCCGAGATACGCACGCAGACGCGTCCAGTGTTCAAGTATCCTTGGAAATGATGTTAGCACTTGCAACGACATATCAATGTTGTCGGTCACTTGTGAGAACTCAATTGGACAGAGCACATCGCCGCGTTGGATGTCCTGTGCCGAGATACCAGAGAGGTTCAATGCTGTTCTTTGTCCTGCTTGTGCAACCGGTGCAGTTTCGTTGTGTACCTGTATCCCGCGCACGCGGATAGGATCACCTTGGGGAAGAATCACCATCCGTTGGTCTTGGTTAATTGAGCCACCGATGAGGGTGCCTGTCACAACCACGCCAAATCCTTGCACCGTAAAAACCCTGTCAACGTATAGTCTCGGAATTCCGTCGTTTTCCTCTGCTTTTGTTGCGATGGTTACCTGTTTGACAATCGTCTGCTTTAGTGTTTCGATGCCTTCACCGGTTATCGAAGAGACGCTAACATTTGGGATGCCTTCCAGACTCGTTCCGACGAGCATTTCCTGCGTCATTTCGGTCGCTTCCGCCAATTCATCGGGCGTTGCCAAGTCCGATTTTGTCATCACGAGGATGCCGTTTGAAATCCCAAGCAGATCCAAGATTGCCAAGTGTTCAAGCGTCTGTTCCTGAACGCCTTCCTTCGCATCGACGACGAAGAGGACGATATCCATTCCGTAAGCACCGGAGAGCATGCTTCTGATGAATTTCTCGTGACCCGGAACATCGACAATACCGGCACGCGAACCGTCGGGAAGGTCGAAGTAGGCAAAGCCTAACTCAATGGACAAGCCGCGCTCCTGTTCTTCTTTGAGGCGGTCTGTTTCCATTCCGGTGAGTTTTCCAACGAGCGCAGTTTTTCCGTGGTCAACGTGTCCTGCTGTTCCAATGATGAGGTGTCGTCTATCTTGATGCATCGGTCTTTAAGGATGTGCGTGGATGAGCTTGCCAATTCGGTTGAATCGGACGTTCCGTACCATCTTCCACACTTCCCACAGTTTCGCTGGGCGAGCATCGAATGACCAGTACACCATGAATGCTTGCCCTTTAATGTCATTTACATCTACAGGTCCCCAAGAACGGCTATCGCTGCTCTGGTCTCGGTTATCACCCATCGCGAATACCGTGCCTTTGGGAACAGTGAAGGGTTTCCCCTCAGGAAACCTACGTCTAAATTGATTTGTGGTTAGCGTGTAGTCTGAAAAAGCCTCTGTCTCTGGCAGATACTCTGGTTGACGGAAGGGTGGGAAATCACCCCTTCTGAAATGGCTGAATGTTATATGTTTTGCATAATGACTATCCTCAGCCGCTTTGCCGTTGATATAAAGTGTATCGCCGCGT contains the following coding sequences:
- the selB gene encoding selenocysteine-specific translation elongation factor, which codes for MHQDRRHLIIGTAGHVDHGKTALVGKLTGMETDRLKEEQERGLSIELGFAYFDLPDGSRAGIVDVPGHEKFIRSMLSGAYGMDIVLFVVDAKEGVQEQTLEHLAILDLLGISNGILVMTKSDLATPDELAEATEMTQEMLVGTSLEGIPNVSVSSITGEGIETLKQTIVKQVTIATKAEENDGIPRLYVDRVFTVQGFGVVVTGTLIGGSINQDQRMVILPQGDPIRVRGIQVHNETAPVAQAGQRTALNLSGISAQDIQRGDVLCPIEFSQVTDNIDMSLQVLTSFPRILEHWTRLRAYLGTREIFCRLILLVDEAILPGDTVQVQLRLEQPILTFRGDRIILRDFSAQYTVGGGEVINPFAPRHKRFVPETIATLAQWEEANDAQIVNTVLENSDTFCVPESFLYYYLPHSQVNVKAILDSLEADEKIVRWDKSGRAPLVSDAARTTTAKENIMETLADFHEAQPLLAGQNVSQLRRELKLDETGFEKLENRLIAENQLVKEGNLIRLASHEIQFSQEEEDAKETLEKLFLEAGINTPTLNELNISLPEYTPQVIESTFFALLNLGRFVKIADNFFIHQTVFEETRELLITYLRENDIISVAEFRETAQTSRKYAVPFLEYCDSQNLTVRDGNVRRLHPRHKET
- the lepB gene encoding signal peptidase I → MNDNDTQLSKWQKFQKTIVWEYAQVIVVALILVFGFIRPFVVEAFKIPSGSMEDTLLIGDRILVCKFIYGLKIPGTDIKVFDFHKPARGDVFVFIPPHDRERNFIKRIVAVEGDTIETRGDTLYINGKAAEDSHYAKHITFSHFRRGDFPPFRQPEYLPETEAFSDYTLTTNQFRRRFPEGKPFTVPKGTVFAMGDNRDQSSDSRSWGPVDVNDIKGQAFMVYWSFDARPAKLWEVWKMVRNVRFNRIGKLIHAHP